The DNA segment TCGGCTCTTGTTGAGACCCATCGAAATTGGATATGAATTCGACAGTATTGTCGCTTATTTCCTCAAGAAGAGCGTGGTGCGCTATCGGAGTCAAGCGTGTTTCGGTGTATCGCATAGCAGCCGGTGGATCATCATCGACAGATCCGAAGTTGCCATGACCATCTAGTAAAGGATGACGGCTAGTGAAGGTTTGAACAAGTCGAACAAGGGCATCATAGACTGCCTGATCGCCGTGGGGATGGTATTTCCCCAACACGTCGCCCACCACACGGGCGCATTTCCTATACGGCCGATCAGGAGTTAGCCCCAACTCCTGCATGGCGTAAAGAATACGTCGTTGCACCGGTTTTAGACCATCGCGAGCATCGGGTAAGGCCCGACCTACGATGACGCTCATAGCGTACTCTAAGTAAGAGCGCTGCATCTCTTGATGCAGCGCAGTCGGTTGAATGCGCTCTTCAGCCATCCTGTCCACAGATATTGGAACGGAGGCTGATCGACTCACAGATGTCACTGACGTTTTTGCCAAGTGGCATTTGCCTGAGCCCGTTCGACGCTGCTAGCGAGTGCTGCTTCACGCAACAAGTTTGCGGTGGCTTGACGCACATGGAAACCCCAGAGCTGTTCTTCTTGATGCAATGGCAACACGTAATTGGGATTTTTGGATAATGCTTCTTTAGCTAGCGCCAGAGCTTCGTTCTGTTGGCCTTTTTGATTAAGAGCCGCGGCTAAGGCAAGCATGGGCTCAGCGTTGTTTTCAATCCTGAGGACCTTGCGCCAGCGTCGGATCGCCTCGTTGTACTGTCTTAGTTCAAATAAAACAAGTGCTTGATTATTAAGAGCTTCCCAAAATCTGGGTCTGAGTTTGGTGGCTTTCTCGAAAGATTGCAAAGCTTGTATAAGCTTATTCTGCATGATCCAGGCATTGCCTAAATCAAAGTAGGCTGCTGGATTATTAGAGTCCAGTTGCAAACCACGTTGGATGAGAGGAATAGCTGCTTCTGATTGTTTTGCTCGCAGCGCGATAGCGGCTTCAGCAAACCAAAGCCCGGCATTATTTGGGTTGATTGTTTTTGCTTTTATGAGTGATTGGCTCGCATTCTTAAGTCGGTTGTTACGAAGTTGTGCTTCAGCAAGAACAGTCCATAAACGTTCATCATTTGGATTTAGGCGAACAGCCAGGGCGGCCAACTGTGCAGCCTTTTTTGGTTGACCCATTTGCAACAGTTGAGCCGCGGTCCGCCCGATCCCGATAGATGATTTAGCAAGTTCTTCTTCTGTCGGTAAGTAGACATAGGGCACCAAGGCCTGGGCTGGAGAAATGAGGCAAAAGGTGCTGAGACTGATCAGTGTTGCGGTTAGACTTCGTTTAAGTTCGATTCCTCGAAACACGTTTGCTGCTAAATGTTTTTCAAAGCGTAGGGGTTTGATCAAGTTGTGCTGTAGCAGCATTTCTTCGCCACATCCAGGGTTTGATTCGCCGTAAGGTTGATCCACGCAACTTTTGATTCCAGGTTGCGTCGTCCCAGCGCTGAATGTTTTGATTGCTCGCATTCAGAAGCCACGGTCGTGGTTGCATGTCCGAATCGTTGCTGCAGGGCAAGTTACCGTGATTCCATGGACAGACGTCTTGGCAGATATCACAGCCGGCGATCCAAGGCCCAAGAGCTGTTCTAATTTCATCCGGAAGCTCTGGATCTCGGTTTTCGATGGTGTGGAATGCCAAGCATCGTTTGGCATCAACTACAAACGGTTCGCGAATAGCGCCGGTAGGACATGCATCTATACAGGCGGTGCAACGCCCGCAGAGACTTCGGGCTGGCGCATCTGCTTGAAGTGGCTCCGTCGTTAATAAATGGCCAATCACCATCCATGAGCCCCGACGCGGATGGATCACGTTACTGTGCTTCCCGATCCATCCTAGTCCGGCTTCCTCAGCCCAGGCTTTATCCAGCAATGGCGAGGAGTCCACGCAAACGCGCCATTGGCATCCCGGTTGCTGTGTGGATAACCAACGGCCAACTCGTCGAAGGCGTTTACTAACGACACGATGGTAGTCACGGCCCCAGCCGTAGCGGGCTACTTTTAAGGCTCTTGGATGTCTCTGAGTAGAAACATAATAATTCAAACCTACTGCCAACAGACTTCGTGCACCATCTAGCAGGAGAGAAGCGTCGTGACGGCGTGGCGCAGTCATCCATGCCATGCTGGCTTGATAGCCATGATCAAGCCAGCGTTGGAGTGCCTGCGTGCGCAGCTGCAACCGAGGACTCCCCGGTAATAGAGCAATGCCGACGGGATTGAAACCCTCCTCTAAAGCACGCTGTTTCAGAGCCTGACTCAGTTGCACTCTTTCATTTGAGTCTCGCCATGCCATCGACCGTAAGGTTGGAATTCGATTTCGTATCTTTACGTGACGACGGCAACCGAAACGGGACGCCTGGCCTCGCTGCTTCGTTGGCTTGGACTAACGATGATTCTCGTTCTTTTGCTACAGATGATTGCGGTACTAGTTGGTGTTGACTGGTCCGCAGGTGCCGCTCGCCCCCAAATCACCAGACCTTTAGTAGCTTTG comes from the Synechococcus sp. M16CYN genome and includes:
- a CDS encoding tetratricopeptide repeat protein; the protein is MFRGIELKRSLTATLISLSTFCLISPAQALVPYVYLPTEEELAKSSIGIGRTAAQLLQMGQPKKAAQLAALAVRLNPNDERLWTVLAEAQLRNNRLKNASQSLIKAKTINPNNAGLWFAEAAIALRAKQSEAAIPLIQRGLQLDSNNPAAYFDLGNAWIMQNKLIQALQSFEKATKLRPRFWEALNNQALVLFELRQYNEAIRRWRKVLRIENNAEPMLALAAALNQKGQQNEALALAKEALSKNPNYVLPLHQEEQLWGFHVRQATANLLREAALASSVERAQANATWQKRQ
- the queG gene encoding tRNA epoxyqueuosine(34) reductase QueG, which codes for MAWRDSNERVQLSQALKQRALEEGFNPVGIALLPGSPRLQLRTQALQRWLDHGYQASMAWMTAPRRHDASLLLDGARSLLAVGLNYYVSTQRHPRALKVARYGWGRDYHRVVSKRLRRVGRWLSTQQPGCQWRVCVDSSPLLDKAWAEEAGLGWIGKHSNVIHPRRGSWMVIGHLLTTEPLQADAPARSLCGRCTACIDACPTGAIREPFVVDAKRCLAFHTIENRDPELPDEIRTALGPWIAGCDICQDVCPWNHGNLPCSNDSDMQPRPWLLNASNQNIQRWDDATWNQKLRGSTLRRIKPWMWRRNAATAQLDQTPTL